The Primulina tabacum isolate GXHZ01 chromosome 7, ASM2559414v2, whole genome shotgun sequence genome includes a window with the following:
- the LOC142551403 gene encoding 1,4-alpha-glucan-branching enzyme-like isoform X4, translating to MYSSCNLLSAPAPWFSSDGSSAVSSASVSAVLTSDSYETANMGDAAKNFGLFSLDTGLELYKDHFRYRMKRYVDQKRLIEKHEGSLDEFSVGYLKFGFNWEEGCIVYCEWAPAAQEAEVIGDFNGWNGSGHKMEKNPYGVWTIRIPDVGGNPAIPHNSRVKFRFKHGNGVWVERIPAWIKYATQDPTRFAAPYDGVYWNPPPSERYEFNHSRPPKPKASRIYEAHVGMSSSEPRVNTYREFADFVLPRIQANNYNTVQLMAVMEHSYYASFGYHVTNFFAASSRSGTPEDLKYLIDKAHSLGLQVLMDVVHSHASNNVTDGLNGFDVGQSSQDSYFHTGDRGYHKLWDSRLFNYANWEVLRFLLSNLRWWLDEFKFDGFRFDGVTSMLYHHHGINMAFTGNYNEYFSETTDVDAVVYLMLANDLIHGVLPNATVIAEDVSGMPGLGRPVSEGGIGFDYRLAMAIPDKWIEYLKNKKDEEWSMAEIRWSLTNRRYTEKCIAYAESHDQAIVGDKTIAFFLMDKEMYSGMSCLAEASPVIERGIALHKMIHFITMALGGEGYLNFMGNEFGHPDWIDFPREGNGWSYDKCRRQWDLVDTDHLRFKFMNAFDRAMNLLDEKFTFLSSGKQILSDVNEDKKVIVFERGELVFVFNFHPENTYEGYKVGCDFPGKYRVALDSDAWEFGGSGRIGHDVDHFTMPEGIPGVPETNFNNRPNSFKVLSPPRTCVAYCRVEECSSENDTSTSFVKAADIGETLHSNISSAKDEVKQSREVPDARTLDDE from the exons GTGTCCAGTGCATCTGTCTCGGCAGTTTTGACCAGTGACAGTTATGAAACGGCAAATATGGGGGACGCTGCTAAAAACTTTGGCCTCTTTAGTTTGGATACAGGCTTGGAACTTTATAAAGATCATTTTCGGTATAGAATGAAAAGATATGTTGATCAGAAAAGGCTAATTGAGAAACATGAGGGAAGCCTTGATGAATTTTCAGTAG gttatttaaaatttggattCAACTGGGAAGAAGGTTGCATTGTGTACTGTGAATGGGCACCTGCTGCACA GGAAGCAGAAGTTATAGGTGACTTTAATGGGTGGAATGGTTCTGGACACAAAATGGAAAAGAATCCATATGGTGTATGGACTATCAGAATTCCTGATGTTGGTGGGAATCCAGCCATTCCACATAATTCAAGAGTCAAGTTCAGATTTAAGCATGGGAATGGAGTCTGGGTTGAGCGCATCCCTGCTTGGATAAAATATGCCACTCAGGACCCTACAAGATTCGCTGCACCTTATGATGGGGTGTACTGGAACCCACCACCTTCAGAAAG ATATGAGTTTAATCACTCTCGTCCACCTAAACCCAAGGCATCACGAATATACGAAGCACACGTTGGAATGAGTAGTTCAGAACCACGTGTAAACACATATCGGGAGTTTGCAGATTTTGTTTTACCTCGCATTCAAGCAAACAATTATAATACGGTGCAGTTGATGGCTGTAATGGAACATTCCTATTATGCATCATTTGGATATCATGTAACAAACTTTTTTGCTGCGAGCAGTAGATCTGGGACCCCAGAGGACCTGAAGTATTTGATTGATAAAGCACACAGCTTAGGTCTACAGGTGCTGATGGATGTTGTTCACAGCCATGCAAGTAACAATGTCACGGATGGCCTTAATGGTTTCGATGTTGGTCAAAGCTCTCAAGATTCCTACTTTCACACTGGAGATCGAGGATACCATAAATTGTGGGACAGTAGACTATTCAACTATGCAAATTGGGAAGTTCTTCGTTTCCTTTTGTCCAATTTGAGGTGGTGGCTTGATGAGTTCAAGTTTGATGGTTTTCGGTTTGATGGAGTAACCTCAATGTTGTATCATCATCATGGAATAAACATGGCATTCACTGGGAACTATAATGAGTACTTTAGTGAGACCACAGATGTTGATGCTGTAGTATATTTGATGTTGGCCAATGATCTGATACACGGTGTCTTACCCAATGCAACTGTGATTGCTGAAGATGTTTCTGGGATGCCTGGACTTGGTCGGCCAGTTTCTGAGGGAGGTATTGGTTTTGATTACCGCCTAGCAATGGCCATTCCTGATAAATGGATTGAGTACTTGAAGAATAAGAAGGATGAAGAATGGTCAATGGCTGAAATAAGATGGAGTTTAACGAATAGAAGATACACTGAGAAGTGCATAGCGTATGCTGAGAGCCATGATCAG GCTATTGTGGGAGATAAAACTATTGCATTTTTCCTGATGGACAAAGAAATGTATTCTGGTATGTCCTGTTTGGCGGAGGCCTCTCCAGTAATTGAGCGAGGCATTGCACTTCACAAG ATGATTCATTTTATAACAATGGCATTAGGAGGAGAGGGCTACCTTAATTTCATGGGCAATGAG TTTGGCCACCCAGACTGGATTGATTTTCCAAGAGAAGGCAATGGTTGGAGTTATGATAAGTGCAGACGTCAATGGGACCTCGTCGATACAGATCATCTTAGATTCAAG TTTATGAATGCTTTCGATAGAGCCATGAATTTGCTAGATGAAAAATTTACGTTCCTTTCATCGGGAAAACAGATCTTGAGCGATGTAAATGAGGATAAAAAG GTCATTGTTTTTGAACGGGGAGAGCTGGTCTTTGTGTTCAACTTCCACCCAGAAAATACTTACGAGGG GTACAAAGTTGGTTGTGACTTTCCAGGAAAATATAGAGTAGCCTTGGACAGTGATGCTTGGGAGTTCGGTGGATCTGGAAGG ATAGGCCACGATGTAGACCACTTCACCATGCCTGAAGGCATACCTGGTGTTCCTGAAACAAATTTTAATAACCGTCCCAATTCCTTCAAAGTGCTTTCTCCTCCTCGTACATGTGTG GCTTACTGTAGAGTCGAAGAGTGCTCAAGTGAAAATGATACctcaacaagttttgttaaggCAGCAGATATAGGCGAGACATTGCACAGTAATATTAGTTCTGCAAAGGATGAAGTGAAGCAGAGTCGAGAAGTACCGGATGCAAGAACTTTGGACGATGAATGA
- the LOC142551403 gene encoding 1,4-alpha-glucan-branching enzyme-like isoform X2, whose amino-acid sequence MENFVEASVIGSPSSSQQPKGDNLRPQNYVANCRILTPKSIIARGKVSSASVSAVLTSDSYETANMGDAAKNFGLFSLDTGLELYKDHFRYRMKRYVDQKRLIEKHEGSLDEFSVGYLKFGFNWEEGCIVYCEWAPAAQEAEVIGDFNGWNGSGHKMEKNPYGVWTIRIPDVGGNPAIPHNSRVKFRFKHGNGVWVERIPAWIKYATQDPTRFAAPYDGVYWNPPPSERYEFNHSRPPKPKASRIYEAHVGMSSSEPRVNTYREFADFVLPRIQANNYNTVQLMAVMEHSYYASFGYHVTNFFAASSRSGTPEDLKYLIDKAHSLGLQVLMDVVHSHASNNVTDGLNGFDVGQSSQDSYFHTGDRGYHKLWDSRLFNYANWEVLRFLLSNLRWWLDEFKFDGFRFDGVTSMLYHHHGINMAFTGNYNEYFSETTDVDAVVYLMLANDLIHGVLPNATVIAEDVSGMPGLGRPVSEGGIGFDYRLAMAIPDKWIEYLKNKKDEEWSMAEIRWSLTNRRYTEKCIAYAESHDQAIVGDKTIAFFLMDKEMYSGMSCLAEASPVIERGIALHKMIHFITMALGGEGYLNFMGNEFGHPDWIDFPREGNGWSYDKCRRQWDLVDTDHLRFKFMNAFDRAMNLLDEKFTFLSSGKQILSDVNEDKKVIVFERGELVFVFNFHPENTYEGYKVGCDFPGKYRVALDSDAWEFGGSGRIGHDVDHFTMPEGIPGVPETNFNNRPNSFKVLSPPRTCVAYCRVEECSSENDTSTSFVKAADIGETLHSNISSAKDEVKQSREVPDARTLDDE is encoded by the exons GCGTCAGTTATTGGCAGCCCAAGCTCGTCACAACAACCAAAAGGAGACAACCTTAGACCTCAAAACTATGTAGCAAACTGCAGAATCTTAACCCCAAAAAGTATTATTGCTCGTGGAAAA GTGTCCAGTGCATCTGTCTCGGCAGTTTTGACCAGTGACAGTTATGAAACGGCAAATATGGGGGACGCTGCTAAAAACTTTGGCCTCTTTAGTTTGGATACAGGCTTGGAACTTTATAAAGATCATTTTCGGTATAGAATGAAAAGATATGTTGATCAGAAAAGGCTAATTGAGAAACATGAGGGAAGCCTTGATGAATTTTCAGTAG gttatttaaaatttggattCAACTGGGAAGAAGGTTGCATTGTGTACTGTGAATGGGCACCTGCTGCACA GGAAGCAGAAGTTATAGGTGACTTTAATGGGTGGAATGGTTCTGGACACAAAATGGAAAAGAATCCATATGGTGTATGGACTATCAGAATTCCTGATGTTGGTGGGAATCCAGCCATTCCACATAATTCAAGAGTCAAGTTCAGATTTAAGCATGGGAATGGAGTCTGGGTTGAGCGCATCCCTGCTTGGATAAAATATGCCACTCAGGACCCTACAAGATTCGCTGCACCTTATGATGGGGTGTACTGGAACCCACCACCTTCAGAAAG ATATGAGTTTAATCACTCTCGTCCACCTAAACCCAAGGCATCACGAATATACGAAGCACACGTTGGAATGAGTAGTTCAGAACCACGTGTAAACACATATCGGGAGTTTGCAGATTTTGTTTTACCTCGCATTCAAGCAAACAATTATAATACGGTGCAGTTGATGGCTGTAATGGAACATTCCTATTATGCATCATTTGGATATCATGTAACAAACTTTTTTGCTGCGAGCAGTAGATCTGGGACCCCAGAGGACCTGAAGTATTTGATTGATAAAGCACACAGCTTAGGTCTACAGGTGCTGATGGATGTTGTTCACAGCCATGCAAGTAACAATGTCACGGATGGCCTTAATGGTTTCGATGTTGGTCAAAGCTCTCAAGATTCCTACTTTCACACTGGAGATCGAGGATACCATAAATTGTGGGACAGTAGACTATTCAACTATGCAAATTGGGAAGTTCTTCGTTTCCTTTTGTCCAATTTGAGGTGGTGGCTTGATGAGTTCAAGTTTGATGGTTTTCGGTTTGATGGAGTAACCTCAATGTTGTATCATCATCATGGAATAAACATGGCATTCACTGGGAACTATAATGAGTACTTTAGTGAGACCACAGATGTTGATGCTGTAGTATATTTGATGTTGGCCAATGATCTGATACACGGTGTCTTACCCAATGCAACTGTGATTGCTGAAGATGTTTCTGGGATGCCTGGACTTGGTCGGCCAGTTTCTGAGGGAGGTATTGGTTTTGATTACCGCCTAGCAATGGCCATTCCTGATAAATGGATTGAGTACTTGAAGAATAAGAAGGATGAAGAATGGTCAATGGCTGAAATAAGATGGAGTTTAACGAATAGAAGATACACTGAGAAGTGCATAGCGTATGCTGAGAGCCATGATCAG GCTATTGTGGGAGATAAAACTATTGCATTTTTCCTGATGGACAAAGAAATGTATTCTGGTATGTCCTGTTTGGCGGAGGCCTCTCCAGTAATTGAGCGAGGCATTGCACTTCACAAG ATGATTCATTTTATAACAATGGCATTAGGAGGAGAGGGCTACCTTAATTTCATGGGCAATGAG TTTGGCCACCCAGACTGGATTGATTTTCCAAGAGAAGGCAATGGTTGGAGTTATGATAAGTGCAGACGTCAATGGGACCTCGTCGATACAGATCATCTTAGATTCAAG TTTATGAATGCTTTCGATAGAGCCATGAATTTGCTAGATGAAAAATTTACGTTCCTTTCATCGGGAAAACAGATCTTGAGCGATGTAAATGAGGATAAAAAG GTCATTGTTTTTGAACGGGGAGAGCTGGTCTTTGTGTTCAACTTCCACCCAGAAAATACTTACGAGGG GTACAAAGTTGGTTGTGACTTTCCAGGAAAATATAGAGTAGCCTTGGACAGTGATGCTTGGGAGTTCGGTGGATCTGGAAGG ATAGGCCACGATGTAGACCACTTCACCATGCCTGAAGGCATACCTGGTGTTCCTGAAACAAATTTTAATAACCGTCCCAATTCCTTCAAAGTGCTTTCTCCTCCTCGTACATGTGTG GCTTACTGTAGAGTCGAAGAGTGCTCAAGTGAAAATGATACctcaacaagttttgttaaggCAGCAGATATAGGCGAGACATTGCACAGTAATATTAGTTCTGCAAAGGATGAAGTGAAGCAGAGTCGAGAAGTACCGGATGCAAGAACTTTGGACGATGAATGA
- the LOC142551403 gene encoding 1,4-alpha-glucan-branching enzyme-like isoform X1 — protein MYSSCNLLSAPAPWFSSDGSSAASVIGSPSSSQQPKGDNLRPQNYVANCRILTPKSIIARGKVSSASVSAVLTSDSYETANMGDAAKNFGLFSLDTGLELYKDHFRYRMKRYVDQKRLIEKHEGSLDEFSVGYLKFGFNWEEGCIVYCEWAPAAQEAEVIGDFNGWNGSGHKMEKNPYGVWTIRIPDVGGNPAIPHNSRVKFRFKHGNGVWVERIPAWIKYATQDPTRFAAPYDGVYWNPPPSERYEFNHSRPPKPKASRIYEAHVGMSSSEPRVNTYREFADFVLPRIQANNYNTVQLMAVMEHSYYASFGYHVTNFFAASSRSGTPEDLKYLIDKAHSLGLQVLMDVVHSHASNNVTDGLNGFDVGQSSQDSYFHTGDRGYHKLWDSRLFNYANWEVLRFLLSNLRWWLDEFKFDGFRFDGVTSMLYHHHGINMAFTGNYNEYFSETTDVDAVVYLMLANDLIHGVLPNATVIAEDVSGMPGLGRPVSEGGIGFDYRLAMAIPDKWIEYLKNKKDEEWSMAEIRWSLTNRRYTEKCIAYAESHDQAIVGDKTIAFFLMDKEMYSGMSCLAEASPVIERGIALHKMIHFITMALGGEGYLNFMGNEFGHPDWIDFPREGNGWSYDKCRRQWDLVDTDHLRFKFMNAFDRAMNLLDEKFTFLSSGKQILSDVNEDKKVIVFERGELVFVFNFHPENTYEGYKVGCDFPGKYRVALDSDAWEFGGSGRIGHDVDHFTMPEGIPGVPETNFNNRPNSFKVLSPPRTCVAYCRVEECSSENDTSTSFVKAADIGETLHSNISSAKDEVKQSREVPDARTLDDE, from the exons GCGTCAGTTATTGGCAGCCCAAGCTCGTCACAACAACCAAAAGGAGACAACCTTAGACCTCAAAACTATGTAGCAAACTGCAGAATCTTAACCCCAAAAAGTATTATTGCTCGTGGAAAA GTGTCCAGTGCATCTGTCTCGGCAGTTTTGACCAGTGACAGTTATGAAACGGCAAATATGGGGGACGCTGCTAAAAACTTTGGCCTCTTTAGTTTGGATACAGGCTTGGAACTTTATAAAGATCATTTTCGGTATAGAATGAAAAGATATGTTGATCAGAAAAGGCTAATTGAGAAACATGAGGGAAGCCTTGATGAATTTTCAGTAG gttatttaaaatttggattCAACTGGGAAGAAGGTTGCATTGTGTACTGTGAATGGGCACCTGCTGCACA GGAAGCAGAAGTTATAGGTGACTTTAATGGGTGGAATGGTTCTGGACACAAAATGGAAAAGAATCCATATGGTGTATGGACTATCAGAATTCCTGATGTTGGTGGGAATCCAGCCATTCCACATAATTCAAGAGTCAAGTTCAGATTTAAGCATGGGAATGGAGTCTGGGTTGAGCGCATCCCTGCTTGGATAAAATATGCCACTCAGGACCCTACAAGATTCGCTGCACCTTATGATGGGGTGTACTGGAACCCACCACCTTCAGAAAG ATATGAGTTTAATCACTCTCGTCCACCTAAACCCAAGGCATCACGAATATACGAAGCACACGTTGGAATGAGTAGTTCAGAACCACGTGTAAACACATATCGGGAGTTTGCAGATTTTGTTTTACCTCGCATTCAAGCAAACAATTATAATACGGTGCAGTTGATGGCTGTAATGGAACATTCCTATTATGCATCATTTGGATATCATGTAACAAACTTTTTTGCTGCGAGCAGTAGATCTGGGACCCCAGAGGACCTGAAGTATTTGATTGATAAAGCACACAGCTTAGGTCTACAGGTGCTGATGGATGTTGTTCACAGCCATGCAAGTAACAATGTCACGGATGGCCTTAATGGTTTCGATGTTGGTCAAAGCTCTCAAGATTCCTACTTTCACACTGGAGATCGAGGATACCATAAATTGTGGGACAGTAGACTATTCAACTATGCAAATTGGGAAGTTCTTCGTTTCCTTTTGTCCAATTTGAGGTGGTGGCTTGATGAGTTCAAGTTTGATGGTTTTCGGTTTGATGGAGTAACCTCAATGTTGTATCATCATCATGGAATAAACATGGCATTCACTGGGAACTATAATGAGTACTTTAGTGAGACCACAGATGTTGATGCTGTAGTATATTTGATGTTGGCCAATGATCTGATACACGGTGTCTTACCCAATGCAACTGTGATTGCTGAAGATGTTTCTGGGATGCCTGGACTTGGTCGGCCAGTTTCTGAGGGAGGTATTGGTTTTGATTACCGCCTAGCAATGGCCATTCCTGATAAATGGATTGAGTACTTGAAGAATAAGAAGGATGAAGAATGGTCAATGGCTGAAATAAGATGGAGTTTAACGAATAGAAGATACACTGAGAAGTGCATAGCGTATGCTGAGAGCCATGATCAG GCTATTGTGGGAGATAAAACTATTGCATTTTTCCTGATGGACAAAGAAATGTATTCTGGTATGTCCTGTTTGGCGGAGGCCTCTCCAGTAATTGAGCGAGGCATTGCACTTCACAAG ATGATTCATTTTATAACAATGGCATTAGGAGGAGAGGGCTACCTTAATTTCATGGGCAATGAG TTTGGCCACCCAGACTGGATTGATTTTCCAAGAGAAGGCAATGGTTGGAGTTATGATAAGTGCAGACGTCAATGGGACCTCGTCGATACAGATCATCTTAGATTCAAG TTTATGAATGCTTTCGATAGAGCCATGAATTTGCTAGATGAAAAATTTACGTTCCTTTCATCGGGAAAACAGATCTTGAGCGATGTAAATGAGGATAAAAAG GTCATTGTTTTTGAACGGGGAGAGCTGGTCTTTGTGTTCAACTTCCACCCAGAAAATACTTACGAGGG GTACAAAGTTGGTTGTGACTTTCCAGGAAAATATAGAGTAGCCTTGGACAGTGATGCTTGGGAGTTCGGTGGATCTGGAAGG ATAGGCCACGATGTAGACCACTTCACCATGCCTGAAGGCATACCTGGTGTTCCTGAAACAAATTTTAATAACCGTCCCAATTCCTTCAAAGTGCTTTCTCCTCCTCGTACATGTGTG GCTTACTGTAGAGTCGAAGAGTGCTCAAGTGAAAATGATACctcaacaagttttgttaaggCAGCAGATATAGGCGAGACATTGCACAGTAATATTAGTTCTGCAAAGGATGAAGTGAAGCAGAGTCGAGAAGTACCGGATGCAAGAACTTTGGACGATGAATGA
- the LOC142551403 gene encoding 1,4-alpha-glucan-branching enzyme-like isoform X3 has translation MYSSCNLLSAPAPWFSSDGSSAASVIGSPSSSQQPKGDNLRPQNYVANCRILTPKSIIARGKVSSASVSAVLTSDSYETANMGDAAKNFGLFSLDTGLELYKDHFRYRMKRYVDQKRLIEKHEGSLDEFSVGYLKFGFNWEEGCIVYCEWAPAAQEAEVIGDFNGWNGSGHKMEKNPYGVWTIRIPDVGGNPAIPHNSRVKFRFKHGNGVWVERIPAWIKYATQDPTRFAAPYDGVYWNPPPSERYEFNHSRPPKPKASRIYEAHVGMSSSEPRVNTYREFADFVLPRIQANNYNTVQLMAVMEHSYYASFGYHVTNFFAASSRSGTPEDLKYLIDKAHSLGLQVLMDVVHSHASNNVTDGLNGFDVGQSSQDSYFHTGDRGYHKLWDSRLFNYANWEVLRFLLSNLRWWLDEFKFDGFRFDGVTSMLYHHHGINMAFTGNYNEYFSETTDVDAVVYLMLANDLIHGVLPNATVIAEDVSGMPGLGRPVSEGGIGFDYRLAMAIPDKWIEYLKNKKDEEWSMAEIRWSLTNRRYTEKCIAYAESHDQAIVGDKTIAFFLMDKEMYSGMSCLAEASPVIERGIALHKMIHFITMALGGEGYLNFMGNEFGHPDWIDFPREGNGWSYDKCRRQWDLVDTDHLRFKFMNAFDRAMNLLDEKFTFLSSGKQILSDVNEDKKVIVFERGELVFVFNFHPENTYEGYKVGCDFPGKYRVALDSDAWEFGGSGRIGHDVDHFTMPEGIPGVPETNFNNRPNSFKVLSPPRTCVAYCRVEECSSENDTSTSFDEVKQSREVPDARTLDDE, from the exons GCGTCAGTTATTGGCAGCCCAAGCTCGTCACAACAACCAAAAGGAGACAACCTTAGACCTCAAAACTATGTAGCAAACTGCAGAATCTTAACCCCAAAAAGTATTATTGCTCGTGGAAAA GTGTCCAGTGCATCTGTCTCGGCAGTTTTGACCAGTGACAGTTATGAAACGGCAAATATGGGGGACGCTGCTAAAAACTTTGGCCTCTTTAGTTTGGATACAGGCTTGGAACTTTATAAAGATCATTTTCGGTATAGAATGAAAAGATATGTTGATCAGAAAAGGCTAATTGAGAAACATGAGGGAAGCCTTGATGAATTTTCAGTAG gttatttaaaatttggattCAACTGGGAAGAAGGTTGCATTGTGTACTGTGAATGGGCACCTGCTGCACA GGAAGCAGAAGTTATAGGTGACTTTAATGGGTGGAATGGTTCTGGACACAAAATGGAAAAGAATCCATATGGTGTATGGACTATCAGAATTCCTGATGTTGGTGGGAATCCAGCCATTCCACATAATTCAAGAGTCAAGTTCAGATTTAAGCATGGGAATGGAGTCTGGGTTGAGCGCATCCCTGCTTGGATAAAATATGCCACTCAGGACCCTACAAGATTCGCTGCACCTTATGATGGGGTGTACTGGAACCCACCACCTTCAGAAAG ATATGAGTTTAATCACTCTCGTCCACCTAAACCCAAGGCATCACGAATATACGAAGCACACGTTGGAATGAGTAGTTCAGAACCACGTGTAAACACATATCGGGAGTTTGCAGATTTTGTTTTACCTCGCATTCAAGCAAACAATTATAATACGGTGCAGTTGATGGCTGTAATGGAACATTCCTATTATGCATCATTTGGATATCATGTAACAAACTTTTTTGCTGCGAGCAGTAGATCTGGGACCCCAGAGGACCTGAAGTATTTGATTGATAAAGCACACAGCTTAGGTCTACAGGTGCTGATGGATGTTGTTCACAGCCATGCAAGTAACAATGTCACGGATGGCCTTAATGGTTTCGATGTTGGTCAAAGCTCTCAAGATTCCTACTTTCACACTGGAGATCGAGGATACCATAAATTGTGGGACAGTAGACTATTCAACTATGCAAATTGGGAAGTTCTTCGTTTCCTTTTGTCCAATTTGAGGTGGTGGCTTGATGAGTTCAAGTTTGATGGTTTTCGGTTTGATGGAGTAACCTCAATGTTGTATCATCATCATGGAATAAACATGGCATTCACTGGGAACTATAATGAGTACTTTAGTGAGACCACAGATGTTGATGCTGTAGTATATTTGATGTTGGCCAATGATCTGATACACGGTGTCTTACCCAATGCAACTGTGATTGCTGAAGATGTTTCTGGGATGCCTGGACTTGGTCGGCCAGTTTCTGAGGGAGGTATTGGTTTTGATTACCGCCTAGCAATGGCCATTCCTGATAAATGGATTGAGTACTTGAAGAATAAGAAGGATGAAGAATGGTCAATGGCTGAAATAAGATGGAGTTTAACGAATAGAAGATACACTGAGAAGTGCATAGCGTATGCTGAGAGCCATGATCAG GCTATTGTGGGAGATAAAACTATTGCATTTTTCCTGATGGACAAAGAAATGTATTCTGGTATGTCCTGTTTGGCGGAGGCCTCTCCAGTAATTGAGCGAGGCATTGCACTTCACAAG ATGATTCATTTTATAACAATGGCATTAGGAGGAGAGGGCTACCTTAATTTCATGGGCAATGAG TTTGGCCACCCAGACTGGATTGATTTTCCAAGAGAAGGCAATGGTTGGAGTTATGATAAGTGCAGACGTCAATGGGACCTCGTCGATACAGATCATCTTAGATTCAAG TTTATGAATGCTTTCGATAGAGCCATGAATTTGCTAGATGAAAAATTTACGTTCCTTTCATCGGGAAAACAGATCTTGAGCGATGTAAATGAGGATAAAAAG GTCATTGTTTTTGAACGGGGAGAGCTGGTCTTTGTGTTCAACTTCCACCCAGAAAATACTTACGAGGG GTACAAAGTTGGTTGTGACTTTCCAGGAAAATATAGAGTAGCCTTGGACAGTGATGCTTGGGAGTTCGGTGGATCTGGAAGG ATAGGCCACGATGTAGACCACTTCACCATGCCTGAAGGCATACCTGGTGTTCCTGAAACAAATTTTAATAACCGTCCCAATTCCTTCAAAGTGCTTTCTCCTCCTCGTACATGTGTG GCTTACTGTAGAGTCGAAGAGTGCTCAAGTGAAAATGATACctcaacaagtttt GATGAAGTGAAGCAGAGTCGAGAAGTACCGGATGCAAGAACTTTGGACGATGAATGA